Proteins encoded within one genomic window of Blattabacterium cuenoti:
- the ligA gene encoding NAD-dependent DNA ligase LigA produces the protein MDNQKKNIKEEIYKLRKELSEYNNKYYNLDTSDVSDYDFDKKLKKLSFLEKSHPELYDPTSPTIRIGEEVNPSFFTTTNYHKYKMYSLQNTYSKKELIIWKRKIKKFISSLSFVCELKYDGVSINLIYKNGCLTHALTRGNGKKGEDVTKNVRTIESIPLKLKGNNYPSYLEIRGEIFLPIKKFMEINTERIKSGKTPYANPRNTASGTLKIHDSKEVYKRTLSCIAYAVIGKDLPFDTQYQSLKDIQKWGLKVPETARHCKTMKEIFHFINYWNLWKNKLPYHIDGIVIKVNEYKKQSILGYTNKYPRWAIAYKFRQKSSETKLLNLTFQVGRTGIITPVANVSPIDIYGTSVKRVALYNDRFIKKMGIHYGDSLFLEKGGGVIPKVTKINVKKRLVNSFPVSFLKKCPSCNSPLIRKKELFYCMDDNCSSRKIGKIQHFVSERGMNIKGIGNEIVKKLYKKGILCKISDLYRLKKEDFIQINGVKEKLAETLIKNIEKSKSNPYHKVLYSLGIRHVGEDISKKLTEHFSNVNYLIHADHNHLTSIFGIGKKTAKSIKNYFSIPENKNMIETLIKDGLCFQKCFLKTKDSSLPLKGKSFVFTGKLSSMTRNRAKNIVEFLGGRVFNQVNNQINFIVVGKNFGSKLKKCMESNNVKILTEKIFIELIETKKKTNFKNFF, from the coding sequence ATGGATAATCAAAAAAAAAACATAAAAGAAGAAATATACAAACTCAGAAAAGAATTATCAGAATATAATAATAAATACTACAATTTGGACACTTCGGATGTCTCCGATTACGACTTTGATAAAAAATTAAAAAAATTATCTTTTTTAGAAAAATCCCATCCAGAATTATATGATCCTACATCTCCTACAATAAGAATAGGAGAAGAAGTCAATCCATCGTTTTTTACAACAACCAATTATCACAAATATAAAATGTATTCTCTCCAAAATACTTATTCTAAAAAAGAATTAATAATTTGGAAACGAAAGATCAAGAAATTTATTTCTTCTTTATCATTTGTCTGTGAACTTAAATATGATGGAGTTTCTATTAATTTAATTTATAAAAACGGTTGTCTAACCCATGCATTGACTCGTGGAAATGGAAAAAAAGGAGAAGATGTTACAAAAAATGTACGAACAATAGAATCCATTCCTTTAAAATTAAAGGGAAACAATTATCCTAGTTATCTTGAAATACGTGGAGAAATTTTTCTTCCTATAAAAAAATTTATGGAAATCAATACAGAACGTATAAAAAGTGGAAAAACACCATATGCTAATCCAAGAAATACGGCGAGTGGAACACTCAAAATTCATGACAGTAAAGAAGTATATAAACGAACTTTATCTTGTATTGCATATGCAGTCATAGGAAAAGACTTACCTTTTGATACACAATATCAATCTTTAAAAGATATCCAAAAATGGGGGTTAAAAGTTCCAGAAACTGCACGTCATTGTAAAACAATGAAGGAGATTTTCCATTTTATAAACTATTGGAATCTATGGAAAAATAAATTACCATATCATATTGATGGAATAGTCATTAAAGTCAATGAATATAAAAAACAATCCATTTTAGGATACACAAACAAATATCCCCGTTGGGCTATTGCTTACAAATTCAGACAAAAATCATCGGAAACAAAATTATTAAATCTTACCTTTCAAGTAGGTCGTACTGGAATCATTACTCCCGTAGCCAATGTGTCTCCTATAGATATTTATGGAACAAGTGTCAAAAGAGTTGCGCTTTATAATGATCGTTTTATAAAGAAAATGGGAATTCATTATGGAGATTCACTTTTCTTAGAAAAAGGAGGAGGTGTCATTCCAAAAGTAACAAAGATAAATGTAAAAAAACGATTAGTCAATTCCTTTCCTGTATCATTTTTAAAAAAATGTCCATCATGTAATAGTCCTTTAATAAGAAAAAAGGAATTATTTTATTGTATGGATGACAATTGTTCTTCTAGAAAAATTGGAAAAATACAACACTTTGTAAGTGAACGAGGAATGAATATCAAAGGAATTGGAAATGAAATAGTTAAAAAACTATATAAAAAAGGGATTCTCTGTAAGATTTCTGATTTATATCGATTAAAAAAAGAAGATTTTATTCAAATAAATGGAGTAAAAGAAAAATTAGCAGAAACTCTAATAAAAAATATAGAAAAATCTAAATCAAATCCTTATCATAAAGTCTTATATTCATTAGGAATTCGTCATGTTGGAGAAGATATTTCAAAAAAATTGACAGAACATTTTTCTAATGTCAATTATTTAATACATGCTGATCATAATCATTTAACGTCTATTTTCGGAATAGGAAAAAAAACCGCAAAAAGTATAAAAAATTATTTTTCTATTCCAGAAAACAAAAATATGATTGAAACTCTTATCAAAGATGGGTTATGTTTCCAAAAATGTTTTTTGAAAACAAAAGATTCTTCTCTTCCTCTAAAAGGAAAATCTTTTGTTTTTACGGGAAAATTATCGAGTATGACCAGAAACAGAGCAAAAAATATAGTAGAATTTCTAGGGGGAAGAGTTTTTAATCAAGTTAATAATCAAATTAATTTTATAGTTGTTGGAAAAAATTTTGGTTCTAAACTAAAAAAATGTATGGAAAGTAATAATGTAAAAATATTAACTGAAAAGATTTTTATTGAGCTGATTGAGACGAAAAAAAAAACAAATTTTAAGAATTTCTTTTAA
- the lysA gene encoding diaminopimelate decarboxylase: MNELENISSPVYREQLIRLGKKYGTPLYIYDSFKIEKQYIKMKNAFSGVKCFRINYACKANTNLNVLKFLQKLGSGLDTVSIQEVELGLKAGFPAKHIIFTPNCVSIQEIKKAVSFGVRINIDNLSILEQFGEDHTDYPVGIRINPHIMAGGNSKISVGHVDSKFGISYYQIPHMKKILKNTGLKIEGFHMHTGSDIHDVESFLQGAKVLFKIALDFPYIDYIDFGSGFKVPYRKNDIKTDLTYLSHSMTEKFKDFCKEYGKTVTLIFEPGKFLVSESGYFLVSVNVVKQTPSTVFAGVDSGFNHFLRPMFYDAYHCIENISNPNGRFRFYTVVGYICESDTFGLNRKISEIREGDFLCIKNAGAYCFSMSSNYNSRYRPSEVMILKGKDFLIRKRETMQDLLRNIVEIQI, from the coding sequence ATGAATGAATTAGAAAATATAAGTTCTCCAGTTTATAGAGAACAGTTAATTAGACTAGGTAAAAAATATGGGACTCCTCTTTATATATATGATTCTTTCAAAATAGAGAAACAATACATAAAAATGAAAAATGCTTTTAGTGGGGTCAAATGTTTTAGAATTAATTATGCTTGTAAAGCAAATACAAATCTGAATGTTTTAAAATTTTTACAAAAATTAGGAAGTGGATTAGATACAGTTTCTATTCAGGAAGTTGAACTAGGATTAAAAGCTGGATTTCCAGCAAAACATATTATATTTACCCCAAATTGTGTTTCTATACAAGAAATAAAAAAAGCGGTTAGTTTCGGAGTTCGAATCAACATAGATAATTTATCCATTTTAGAACAATTTGGGGAGGATCATACAGATTATCCTGTAGGAATCAGAATTAATCCACATATAATGGCTGGAGGAAATTCAAAGATATCAGTTGGACATGTAGATTCTAAATTCGGAATTTCTTATTATCAAATTCCTCATATGAAAAAAATATTAAAAAATACAGGTCTTAAAATAGAGGGATTTCATATGCATACAGGATCGGATATACATGATGTAGAATCCTTTTTACAAGGAGCAAAAGTATTATTTAAAATTGCTCTAGATTTTCCATATATTGATTATATTGATTTTGGAAGTGGATTTAAAGTTCCATATAGAAAAAATGATATAAAAACGGATTTGACTTATTTAAGTCATTCTATGACAGAAAAATTTAAAGATTTTTGTAAAGAGTACGGAAAAACCGTTACTTTGATTTTTGAACCAGGGAAATTCTTGGTAAGTGAATCTGGATATTTTTTAGTGAGTGTCAATGTGGTAAAACAAACTCCTTCAACAGTTTTTGCTGGGGTTGATTCAGGTTTTAATCATTTTCTTCGTCCTATGTTTTATGACGCTTATCACTGTATTGAAAATATTTCTAATCCTAATGGACGTTTTCGTTTTTACACAGTGGTCGGATATATTTGTGAATCGGATACTTTTGGATTAAATCGTAAAATTTCTGAAATCCGTGAAGGGGATTTTTTATGCATTAAAAATGCAGGAGCTTACTGTTTTTCTATGTCCTCTAATTACAATTCTCGTTATAGACCTTCTGAGGTGATGATTTTAAAGGGGAAAGATTTTCTTATCAGAAAAAGAGAAACGATGCAAGATCTTCTTAGAAATATTGTAGAAATACAAATCTAA
- the lon gene encoding endopeptidase La — MLLKNIFTESGFESEAEFIPLMSQDEEDQLLKDDIPEQLCILTVRNMVLYSGIVFPIIAGKSGSIQLLQDAYGFDKTVGVLTQKNSGIENLSEKDLYSIGTVAKILKLLKMPDGNTTVILQGKRRFKVNRFIQNDPYFKAEIIALEENKPSCKDKEYLALVESIKEIAIKIIQDNPNIPSEASIAIRNIESPSFLINFVAANMNLATRDKQKLLEYDDLKKRAMETLRFLNVEHQQIKLKNDIQSRVRSDMDQQQREYFLHQQIKAIQEELGDISYEKEIDEMRAKASRKKWPKEAKKQFDRELLKMQRTNPQMPEYTVQRNYLELMIDLPWGRYSKDSFDLEFAQKILDRDHYGLEKVKERIIEYLAVLKLRGDMRSPILCFYGPPGVGKTSLGRSIATALKRKYVRISLGGLHDESEIRGHRRTYIGAMPGRLLQSIRKVGTSNPVFVIDEIDKMGIGANGDPSSAMLEVLDPEQNTSFYDNFLEMGYDLSKVLFIATANSLSNIQPALIDRMEIIEMNGYTVEEKTQIVKKHIFPKQLKENGLRKSDLILGTKQIEKVIESYTRESGLRTLEKHIAKLARYVAKHIAMDKKYVKHFNIEKIEEILGIPNDPDRYEGNNVPGVVTGLAWTNFGGDILYIESSLSKGKGNLSITGNLGEIMKESATIALQYIKAHYEEFNIDPKMFEEKNVHVHVPEGSVPKDGPSAGITMLTSLVSIYTKRKLKPYLAMTGEITLRGKVLPVGGIKEKILAAKRANIKEIILSQENKKDVEEIKQDHLKGLTFDYVRDMNDVIHLALL; from the coding sequence ATGTTACTAAAAAATATATTTACAGAATCTGGATTCGAGTCTGAAGCAGAGTTTATTCCTTTAATGAGTCAAGATGAAGAAGATCAGCTTCTTAAAGATGACATTCCTGAACAATTATGTATCTTAACAGTAAGAAATATGGTTTTGTATTCTGGAATTGTTTTTCCAATTATAGCAGGAAAAAGTGGATCTATCCAATTATTGCAAGATGCTTATGGATTCGATAAAACAGTCGGGGTTTTAACACAGAAAAATTCTGGAATAGAAAATTTGAGTGAAAAAGATTTATACTCTATTGGAACCGTTGCTAAAATATTGAAATTATTAAAAATGCCTGATGGAAATACTACTGTCATTCTACAGGGAAAAAGAAGATTTAAAGTCAACCGTTTTATTCAAAACGATCCATATTTTAAAGCGGAAATTATAGCTTTAGAAGAAAACAAACCTTCTTGTAAAGATAAGGAATATTTGGCTTTAGTTGAATCTATCAAAGAGATCGCTATAAAAATTATTCAGGATAATCCAAATATTCCATCAGAAGCTAGCATTGCTATTCGTAATATAGAAAGTCCTTCTTTTTTAATCAATTTTGTAGCCGCTAATATGAATTTAGCTACTAGAGATAAACAAAAATTATTAGAATACGATGATTTAAAAAAAAGAGCAATGGAGACATTGCGTTTTCTCAATGTAGAACATCAACAAATAAAATTAAAAAATGATATTCAATCACGTGTTCGTAGTGATATGGATCAGCAACAGAGAGAATATTTTCTACATCAACAAATTAAAGCTATACAAGAAGAATTAGGGGATATTTCTTATGAAAAAGAGATTGATGAAATGCGAGCCAAAGCTTCTAGAAAAAAATGGCCTAAGGAAGCAAAGAAACAATTTGATAGAGAACTCTTGAAAATGCAAAGAACTAATCCTCAAATGCCGGAATATACGGTACAAAGAAATTATCTAGAATTGATGATTGATCTTCCTTGGGGAAGATATTCAAAAGATAGTTTTGATTTAGAATTTGCCCAAAAAATATTAGATAGAGATCATTACGGACTAGAAAAAGTTAAAGAACGAATTATAGAATATTTAGCCGTTTTGAAATTAAGAGGAGATATGCGTTCTCCTATTCTATGTTTTTATGGACCTCCTGGAGTTGGGAAAACTTCTTTAGGGAGATCTATAGCAACTGCATTAAAAAGGAAATATGTGCGTATTTCTTTAGGAGGATTACACGATGAATCTGAAATACGTGGTCATAGAAGGACTTATATAGGAGCTATGCCAGGAAGATTGTTACAATCCATACGAAAAGTAGGAACATCCAATCCTGTTTTTGTGATTGATGAAATTGATAAAATGGGAATAGGGGCAAATGGGGATCCTTCTTCTGCCATGTTAGAAGTTTTAGATCCAGAACAAAATACCTCTTTTTACGATAATTTTTTGGAAATGGGGTATGATTTATCAAAAGTCTTGTTTATTGCTACAGCAAATTCTCTTTCAAACATACAACCAGCTCTTATAGATAGAATGGAGATTATAGAAATGAATGGATATACTGTAGAGGAAAAAACGCAAATAGTTAAGAAACATATTTTTCCTAAACAATTGAAAGAAAATGGGTTAAGAAAATCTGATTTAATACTTGGAACTAAACAAATAGAAAAGGTTATTGAGAGTTATACCAGAGAATCTGGATTGAGAACTTTAGAAAAACATATTGCCAAATTAGCACGCTATGTGGCTAAGCATATTGCTATGGATAAAAAATATGTGAAACATTTCAATATTGAAAAAATAGAAGAAATTCTTGGAATTCCAAACGATCCTGACCGTTATGAAGGAAATAATGTTCCAGGAGTAGTGACAGGTTTAGCTTGGACTAATTTTGGGGGAGATATTTTATATATTGAATCCAGTTTGTCAAAAGGAAAAGGAAATTTGAGTATTACTGGAAATTTAGGAGAAATTATGAAAGAATCTGCAACTATTGCTTTACAGTATATCAAAGCTCATTATGAAGAATTTAACATAGATCCTAAAATGTTTGAAGAAAAAAATGTACATGTTCATGTTCCCGAAGGATCTGTTCCTAAAGATGGTCCATCTGCAGGAATTACTATGTTAACTTCTTTAGTATCAATTTATACTAAAAGAAAATTAAAACCTTATTTAGCTATGACTGGAGAAATCACCTTAAGAGGAAAGGTCCTTCCTGTAGGAGGAATTAAAGAAAAAATTTTAGCGGCTAAACGGGCTAACATCAAAGAAATTATTCTTTCACAAGAGAATAAAAAAGATGTAGAAGAAATTAAACAAGATCACTTAAAAGGATTAACCTTTGATTATGTTAGAGATATGAACGACGTAATTCATTTAGCCCTATTATAA
- the metG gene encoding methionine--tRNA ligase, translated as MRKCCNKYTVTAALPYANGPIHIGHLAGVYLPADVFVRYLRRKKKDVIFICGSDEHGVPITIQARKEKTTPQKIVNKYHSMIKNCFTNFGIHFDNYSRTSTEIHYKISTSFFKKLCKKGKIFEKISEQYYDNEAKQFLPDRYIFGVCPHCKHEKSYGDQCENCGTSLSPEELIGAKSTISGSDPVLKKTKHWYLPLNKYQNFLEKWILTNKKYWKTNVYGQTKSWLNQGLQPRAITRDLNWGVPISISEKEKKVLYVWFEAPIGYISSTIEWAKRKKIDWKPYWKDKNTKLIQFIGKDNIVFHCIIFPVILKAYNEGYIFPYQVRANEFLNLENEKISTSRNWAVWVHEYLEDFPNQQDTLRYILIANMPDKKDNNFNWKDFQRKNNNELVSILGNFVNRSITLIQKYNNGIIPNPGILSIKDKEILKKIKKTPDSISDFIESYRFREALICFMDLARIGNKYLTKEEPWKMKNPQKNKRLKTILYVSLQIVGMLAQLAEPFLPNTSKKLLEMLRLKSYFWNKIENGEEILCPGHLLGKSILLFNKITNESVEKQLKKLVNQKKI; from the coding sequence ATGAGAAAGTGTTGTAATAAATATACAGTCACAGCGGCCTTACCATATGCAAATGGACCTATTCACATAGGACATTTAGCCGGCGTTTATTTGCCTGCAGATGTTTTTGTTCGTTATCTTAGACGTAAAAAAAAAGATGTTATCTTTATATGTGGATCTGATGAACATGGTGTTCCTATTACAATTCAAGCAAGAAAAGAAAAGACAACTCCTCAAAAAATAGTTAATAAGTATCATTCCATGATTAAAAATTGTTTTACTAATTTTGGAATACATTTCGATAATTATTCTAGAACTTCTACAGAGATTCATTACAAAATTTCTACTTCTTTTTTTAAAAAACTTTGTAAAAAAGGAAAAATTTTTGAAAAAATATCTGAACAGTATTATGACAACGAAGCTAAACAATTTTTACCAGATAGATACATATTCGGAGTCTGTCCCCATTGTAAACATGAGAAATCTTATGGAGATCAATGCGAAAATTGTGGGACTTCTTTAAGTCCTGAAGAATTAATCGGGGCAAAATCTACTATAAGTGGAAGTGATCCAGTTTTGAAAAAAACCAAACATTGGTATTTACCTTTAAATAAATATCAAAATTTTTTAGAAAAATGGATTCTAACTAATAAAAAATATTGGAAAACAAATGTATATGGACAAACTAAGTCTTGGTTAAATCAAGGATTACAACCTCGTGCGATAACGAGAGATCTGAATTGGGGAGTTCCTATATCTATATCAGAAAAAGAAAAAAAAGTTCTATATGTATGGTTTGAAGCCCCTATAGGATATATTTCCTCTACCATAGAATGGGCAAAACGAAAAAAAATAGATTGGAAACCTTATTGGAAAGATAAAAACACTAAATTAATTCAATTTATAGGAAAAGATAATATTGTATTTCATTGTATTATTTTTCCAGTTATACTCAAAGCATATAATGAGGGGTATATATTTCCATATCAAGTGCGTGCTAATGAATTTCTTAATCTAGAAAATGAAAAAATATCGACTTCTAGAAATTGGGCAGTATGGGTCCATGAATATTTAGAAGATTTTCCCAATCAACAGGATACTCTTCGTTATATTCTTATAGCAAATATGCCCGATAAAAAAGATAATAATTTTAATTGGAAAGATTTTCAAAGAAAAAATAATAATGAGTTGGTATCTATATTAGGAAATTTCGTTAATCGTAGTATAACTTTAATTCAAAAATATAACAATGGAATAATTCCAAATCCTGGCATTCTTTCTATTAAGGATAAAGAAATCTTAAAGAAAATAAAAAAAACTCCAGATAGCATAAGTGATTTTATTGAATCCTATAGATTTCGTGAAGCTCTAATCTGTTTTATGGATTTGGCTAGAATTGGAAACAAATATTTAACTAAAGAAGAACCTTGGAAAATGAAAAATCCTCAAAAAAATAAACGATTAAAAACTATTCTTTATGTTTCTTTGCAAATTGTTGGAATGCTAGCGCAATTAGCAGAGCCATTTCTTCCAAATACGTCAAAAAAATTGTTAGAAATGCTTCGTTTGAAATCTTATTTTTGGAACAAAATAGAAAATGGAGAAGAAATATTGTGTCCAGGACATTTATTAGGAAAATCGATATTGTTATTTAACAAAATAACAAATGAAAGCGTTGAAAAACAACTCAAAAAATTAGTAAATCAAAAAAAAATATAA